A window of Fragaria vesca subsp. vesca linkage group LG7, FraVesHawaii_1.0, whole genome shotgun sequence contains these coding sequences:
- the LOC101301133 gene encoding homeobox-leucine zipper protein ATHB-7-like has protein sequence MFESDQVEYSPSPEEAEALSYMNDSLGAGSGFKKKSSKNNKKRFSDEQIRSLESIFESESRLEPRKKLQLAKELGLQPRQVAIWFQNKRARWKSKQLERDYSILRANYNNLASKFETLKKEKQALVTQLQKLNDMKQRPKEERNNIIDGESDNGDDAARSESEGKPNYQMSLEKSEQGLGVMSDDDSSIKAEYFGLEEDPNLVNFVESADGSLTSPEDWGRLNSDGGLFDQSTSDYQWWNFWS, from the exons ATGTTTGAGTCAGACCAAGTTGAATATTCTCCCTCACCGGAAGAAGCCGAGGCTTTGAGCTACATGAACGACTCGTTAGGAGCAGGCAGTGGTTTTAAGAAGAAGAGCAGCAAGAACAACAAGAAGAGGTTCAGTGATGAGCAGATTCGATCGTTGGAGTCGATTTTTGAGTCCGAGTCCAGGTTGGAGCCTAGGAAGAAGCTGCAGCTGGCGAAAGAGCTGGGGTTGCAACCGAGGCAGGTTGCGATATGGTTTCAGAATAAGAGAGCTCGATGGAAGTCGAAGCAGCTTGAAAGAGACTATAGCATACTCAGAGCCAATTATAATAACTTGGCATCCAAGTTTGAAACCTTGAAGAAGGAAAAGCAGGCCTTGGTTACTCAG TTGCAGAAGCTGAATGATATGAAGCAAAGGCCAAAAGAGGAAAGGAATAATATTATCGATGGCGAATCGGACAATGGTGATGATGCTGCTAGGTCCGAATCTGAGGGGAAGCCTAATTACCAGATGTCATTGGAAAAATCAGAACAGGGACTTGGAGTTATGTCAGATGATGATAGCAGCATAAAGGCAGAGTACTTTGGACTTGAGGAGGATCCGAACCTTGTGAACTTTGTGGAATCTGCAGATGGGTCCTTAACATCTCCTGAAGATTGGGGCAGATTGAACTCCGATGGTGGTCTCTTTGACCAATCGACTAGCGATTATCAGTGGTGGAATTTTTGGTCTTGA
- the LOC101301423 gene encoding cytochrome P450 78A3-like, whose amino-acid sequence MKTDIESLWVFALASKCRALSQESIACSLFVIAFSWLAMALFYWAHPGGPAWGRTVKNIFTSKTAMIPGPRGLPLIGSMSLMTGLAHRKIAAMAEACNAKRLMAFSLGQTRVIVTCNPDVAREILNSSVFADRPVKESAYSLMFNRAIGFAPYGVYWRTLRRISAAHLFCPKQIKASESQRSEIASQMVAMFGFHAQKLRVRDALKRASLNNMMCSVFGRKYDLDSVSEEVEELKSLVDEGYDLLGKLNWSDHLPWLADFDAQKIRFRCSELVPKVNRFVTRIISEHRARTGDKSSPDFVDVLLSLQGADKLSDSDMIAVLWEMIFRGTDTVAVLIEWILARLVLHPEVQSAVHAELDKVVGRSRTVDESDVNEMAYLTAVVKEVLRLHPPGPLLSWARLAITDTMIDGRHVPQGTIAMVDMWSISRDPDVWADPLEFKPERFVAQRGEMEFSVFGSDLRLAPFGSGRRTCPGKTLGLTTVTYWVASLLHEYEWLPSDQNSVDLSEVLRLSCEMAKPLTVNVRPRRICTSH is encoded by the exons ATGAAAACAGACATCGAAAGCCTCTGGGTTTTCGCCCTCGCTTCGAAATGCAGAGCTCTCTCCCAAGAAAGCATTGCATGTTCTCTCTTTGTCATAGCTTTTTCATGGCTGGCCATGGCTCTGTTTTACTGGGCTCATCCCGGCGGTCCAGCCTGGGGTAGAACGGTCAAAAACATTTTCACTAGTAAAACAGCTATGATCCCTGGGCCGAGAGGTCTGCCGTTGATAGGCAGCATGAGCCTGATGACGGGTCTGGCTCACCGGAAAATCGCCGCCATGGCTGAGGCTTGCAACGCCAAGCGGCTCATGGCGTTCAGCCTAGGCCAGACTCGCGTCATCGTTACGTGTAACCCTGACGTGGCGAGAGAGATTCTCAACAGCTCCGTCTTCGCCGACCGGCCGGTGAAGGAATCAGCCTACAGCCTCATGTTCAACAGGGCCATCGGGTTCGCCCCGTACGGAGTGTACTGGCGAACCCTGAGGAGAATCTCGGCCGCGCACCTCTTCTGCCCAAAACAAATCAAGGCATCCGAGTCACAACGGTCCGAGATTGCCTCCCAAATGGTGGCAATGTTCGGCTTTCACGCGCAAAAACTGCGCGTGCGCGACGCCCTCAAGAGGGCCTCCCTCAACAACATGATGTGCTCTGTTTTTGGACGCAAATATGATCTTGATTCAGTTAGTGAGGAAGTCGAAGAGCTCAAGTCGCTTGTGGACGAAGGCTACGACTTATTGGGTAAGTTGAACTGGTCAGACCATCTTCCTTGGCTCGCGGACTTTGACGCCCAAAAAATCCGGTTCAGGTGCTCCGAACTTGTCCCCAAAGTGAACCGGTTCGTCACCCGGATTATTTCCGAGCACCGGGCCCGAACCGGCGACAAATCTTCCCCGGACTTCGTTGACGTCTTGCTCTCACTACAAGGAGCCGATAAACTATCCGACTCCGATATGATTGCCGTGCTTTGG GAAATGATATTTAGAGGGACGGACACAGTGGCGGTTCTGATCGAGTGGATTTTGGCGAGGTTGGTGCTTCATCCAGAAGTTCAATCAGCGGTGCATGCTGAACTAGACAAAGTTGTTGGGCGCTCCCGAACCGTTGATGAGTCTGACGTCAATGAGATGGCTTATCTGACGGCTGTGGTGAAAGAGGTGCTGAGGTTGCACCCACCGGGTCCACTCTTATCATGGGCTCGCCTCGCCATCACCGACACGATGATTGATGGGCGACACGTGCCCCAGGGGACAATAGCGATGGTCGACATGTGGTCTATTTCGAGAGACCCAGATGTATGGGCAGACCCATTAGAATTTAAACCTGAGAGATTTGTGGCGCAAAGAGGTGAAATGGAGTTTTCTGTTTTTGGGTCGGACTTGAGGCTCGCGCCGTTCGGGTCAGGGAGGCGAACATGCCCCGGAAAAACGTTGGGGTTGACAACTGTCACGTACTGGGTGGCGTCACTTTTGCACGAGTACGAATGGCTGCCGTCGGATCAGAACTCCGTGGACTTGTCTGAAGTACTGAGGCTGTCTTGCGAGATGGCTAAGCCTCTCACTGTTAATGTGCGCCCAAGGCGTATATGCACAAGTCATTGA
- the LOC101310841 gene encoding uncharacterized membrane protein At1g16860-like, whose translation MNDLSNAVLRGHHTSTPFKPIPSLVLYILIPIFLLGLSVSIFILIAVHNALFFVFFLLLSALVLAFVLWNTRHWATQSAVLFFLNSLPDSDLRVAQHGDLVKITGLASCGSLSLESSYEKATRCVYASTLLYEYKGLTLHPRNAKRSCFQWHLEYCERFSTDFYLTDRKSGLRAIVKAGSGCNLIPLVFESKLVNTRKSRILSPHLTKWLRERNLSAESRLLRLEEGYVQEGSTVTVFGMLHKNNEMTTIVQPPEVISSGCQWRKLLLPVDIDGLILISQMAGQSVNQNSIQHPER comes from the exons ATGAACGACCTCTCAAACGCGGTTCTGAGAGGCCACCATACTAGCACTCCCTTCAAGCCCATACCCTCCCTTGTCCTCTACATTCTCATACCCATCTTCCTTTTAGGCCTCTCTGTCTCCATCTTCATTCTCATTGCCGTCCACAACGCCCTCTTCTTCGTCTTCTTCCTTTTGCTCTCTGCTCTTGTCCTCGCTTTCGTTCTCTGGAACACTCGTCATTGGGCCACCCAATCTGCCGTCTTGTTCTTTCTCAACTCTCTTCCTGACTCTGACCTTCGTGTGGCTCAGCATGGAGACCTGGTCAAGATCACTGGG CTTGCCTCATGCGGGAGTCTCTCCCTGGAATCTTCATATGAAAAGGCTACTAGATGTGTGTATGCCTCTACTCTTTTATATGAATACAAGGGATTAACTCTACACCCTAGAAATGCCAAGAGATCATGCTTCCAGTGGCATTTAGAATATTGTGAG AGATTCTCAACAGACTTTTACTTGACTGATCGGAAGTCTGGTCTTAGAGCTATTGTCAAAGCTGGTTCTGGTTGTAATCTTATCCCACTGGTGTTTGAGAGCAAACTTGTCAACACAAGAAAAAGCAGAATCCTCTCTCCTCACTTGACTAAATGGTTACGTGAGAGAAATCTCTCAGCTGAATCCCGTCTGCTACGTCTGGAGGAAGG GTATGTACAAGAAGGAAGCACGGTGACTGTATTTGGCATGCTGCACAAGAATAATGAGATGACCACGATTGTTCAACCACCGGAAGTAATCTCCAGTGGTTGTCAATGGCGAAAACTACTTCTCCCTGTTGACATTGATGGACTCATCCTTATCTCTCAAATGGCTGGGCAATCTGTCAACCAAAATTCTATACAACACCCAGAAAGATAG